The Alphaproteobacteria bacterium genomic interval TCATGGCCGGCATCGTCTCGTCCGGCGTGCTGGGCGCGGTGCGCGACCTGGTGGACGGCGCGAAAACGCCGCTGATCGTCGCCAATGCCGGCAACGACAACGCCACGGGCAAGGATTGCAGCCCCTATATCGTGCGGCTCTCCTTCTCCAACAGCCAGGTCAACCGGCCGATGGCGCCTTGGATGTTCAAGCAAGGCGTGCGCAAGGTCTTCACCATGGCGCCGGATTATACTGCCGGCCGGCAGATGATCGACACGTTTACCGCCGCCTTCACCGCCGCCGGCGGCGAAGTCGTCGGCCAGGAATTCACGCCCTTCCGCAAGACCCAGGATTTCGGCCCCTATCTGACCAAGGCCCAGTCCAGCGGCGCCGATGCGGTGTTCGTGTTCTATGCCGGCGGCGAGGCGATTGCGTTCGTCAAACAGTATGACAGCTTCGGCCTGAAAGGCAGCATGCCGCTCTACGGCTCCGGCTTCCTGACCTCGCCGCTGTATGTCAACGCGGAAGGGCCGGCGGCCGAGGGCGTCATCACCTCGCTGCATTATATTCCGACCCTGGATACGCCGGTGAACAAGGACTTCATCGCCGCGTTCAAGGCCAAGTTCGACCGCGTGCCGTCCGAGTATGCGGTGCAGGGCTACGATTCCGGCCG includes:
- a CDS encoding ABC transporter substrate-binding protein; amino-acid sequence: MSLTIKAALAGLATGLLMHSAAMAADIKVGLLLPYSGVYAALGKEIDDGFMLAVETHGKDSGATFSLVREDTEVKPPVGLAKAKKLILQDKVTVMAGIVSSGVLGAVRDLVDGAKTPLIVANAGNDNATGKDCSPYIVRLSFSNSQVNRPMAPWMFKQGVRKVFTMAPDYTAGRQMIDTFTAAFTAAGGEVVGQEFTPFRKTQDFGPYLTKAQSSGADAVFVFYAGGEAIAFVKQYDSFGLKGSMPLYGSGFLTSPLYVNAEGPAAEGVITSLHYIPTLDTPVNKDFIAAFKAKFDRVPSEYAVQGYDSGRALVEAVKAGAMDRESLAAALPKVSFEGPRGKLSIDPATNNIVQPIYVYETVKGADGLTQKLLATLPDERDPVNGCQM